One part of the [Synechococcus] sp. NIES-970 genome encodes these proteins:
- the argH_1 gene encoding argininosuccinate lyase → MAEAKKTWSDRFDTSLHPAIAVFNASIGFDIELIEYDITGSIAHAQMLAHTGIISPEEGETLIKGLEQVRQEYRDGNFHPGVEDEDVHFAVEKRLTAIVGDVGKKLHTARSRNDQVGTDIRLYLRDKIRGIQQQLREFQQVLLNHAENHVETLIPGYTHLQRAQPISLAHHLMAYFQMAQRDYERLDDVYKRTNTSPLGCGALAGTTFPIDRHFSANLLGFDRIYQNSLDGVSDRDFAIEFSAAASLIMVHLSRLSEEMIFWASKEFSFITLKDSCATGSSIMPQKKNPDIPELVRGKTGRVFGHLQGLLVLMKGLPLAYNKDLQDDKEGIFDTVKTVQGCLEAMTILLGEGIEFRTQRLEEAVNEDFSNATDVADYLASKGVPFREAYNLVGKVVKTSLAADKLLKDLTMAEWKALHPAFEEDIYQAIAPKQVVAARNSYGGTGFEQVKQAIADAKHLMD, encoded by the coding sequence ATGGCAGAAGCAAAAAAAACCTGGAGCGATCGCTTTGATACATCTCTCCATCCGGCGATCGCCGTGTTTAATGCCAGCATCGGTTTTGACATTGAACTGATCGAGTATGACATTACCGGCTCCATTGCCCATGCCCAAATGCTTGCCCACACCGGGATTATCTCCCCTGAAGAAGGTGAAACCCTGATCAAGGGCTTAGAACAGGTGCGCCAGGAATACCGCGACGGCAATTTTCACCCCGGCGTCGAAGATGAGGATGTGCATTTTGCGGTGGAAAAACGCCTAACGGCGATCGTCGGTGATGTCGGCAAAAAACTCCACACAGCCCGCTCCCGCAATGACCAAGTGGGTACAGATATCCGCCTTTACTTACGGGACAAAATTCGCGGCATTCAGCAACAACTGCGCGAATTTCAGCAGGTTTTGCTGAACCATGCCGAAAACCATGTGGAAACTCTCATTCCGGGCTACACCCACCTGCAACGGGCCCAACCGATTAGCCTTGCCCACCACCTGATGGCCTATTTTCAGATGGCCCAGCGGGATTACGAACGGCTCGATGATGTTTATAAGCGCACCAACACCTCCCCCCTCGGCTGTGGCGCTCTGGCAGGGACAACGTTTCCCATCGATCGCCATTTCAGCGCGAATCTTTTGGGCTTTGACCGCATTTATCAAAACAGCCTCGATGGGGTGAGTGATCGCGATTTTGCGATCGAATTTTCCGCCGCCGCCAGCTTGATCATGGTGCACCTGAGCCGCCTGTCGGAAGAGATGATTTTTTGGGCCTCGAAGGAATTTAGTTTTATTACCCTAAAGGATAGTTGTGCCACGGGGTCGAGCATTATGCCCCAGAAGAAAAACCCGGATATCCCTGAGTTGGTGCGCGGTAAAACGGGCCGCGTTTTCGGTCATCTGCAAGGCTTGCTGGTACTGATGAAGGGTTTACCCCTCGCCTATAACAAGGATCTCCAGGACGACAAGGAAGGGATTTTTGACACGGTTAAAACGGTGCAGGGTTGCCTCGAAGCGATGACAATCTTGCTCGGTGAAGGGATTGAATTTCGGACCCAACGCCTCGAAGAAGCAGTGAACGAAGACTTTTCCAACGCGACTGATGTCGCCGACTATCTCGCCAGTAAGGGGGTTCCGTTCCGGGAAGCCTACAATCTCGTGGGGAAAGTGGTGAAAACCAGTCTCGCGGCGGATAAATTACTCAAGGATTTAACGATGGCTGAATGGAAAGCTCTCCATCCTGCCTTTGAGGAAGATATCTATCAGGCGATCGCCCCGAAACAGGTGGTTGCCGCGCGGAATAGTTATGGTGGTACAGGGTTTGAGCAGGTGAAACAGGCGATCGCTGATGCCAAACATTTAATGGATTAA
- a CDS encoding hypothetical protein (conserved hypothetical protein), translating to MATKTITDIYRFIQQEIPDATGDRLSEDTDIFSTFDIQGDDCATFIEKFAQAFKVDLDGYLWYFHHGESGLNIGGFFVKPPYKRVDSLPITPAILLKAASKRRWKLTYPDHTLPKKRWDMIINKIILFLVFFYLLNRFAPLLLEKFF from the coding sequence ATGGCCACCAAAACCATCACTGATATCTACCGCTTTATCCAGCAGGAAATTCCTGACGCAACAGGCGATCGCCTCAGCGAAGATACCGATATTTTTAGCACCTTCGATATTCAGGGGGACGATTGCGCGACCTTCATCGAAAAATTTGCCCAAGCCTTCAAAGTCGATCTCGATGGCTATCTTTGGTATTTCCACCATGGAGAATCGGGCCTCAACATTGGCGGTTTTTTCGTCAAACCTCCCTACAAACGTGTTGATTCCCTACCGATCACCCCAGCAATTTTGTTGAAAGCTGCTAGCAAACGTCGTTGGAAATTGACCTACCCCGACCATACCCTCCCGAAAAAACGGTGGGATATGATCATCAACAAAATCATTCTATTTCTGGTCTTTTTCTATCTCCTGAATCGTTTTGCCCCTCTCCTCCTCGAAAAATTTTTCTAA
- a CDS encoding hypothetical protein (protein of unknown function UPF0150): MMYQYSMMIQWSEEDQLFLVTIPEFIDLVVMPCTHGKSREEAIRNGEEVIEMYLESWVLEGQPIPQPMTLQPAA; the protein is encoded by the coding sequence ATGATGTATCAATACAGCATGATGATTCAATGGTCAGAAGAAGATCAATTATTTTTAGTGACTATTCCTGAATTTATTGATCTCGTGGTGATGCCTTGTACCCATGGTAAAAGTCGTGAAGAAGCGATTCGGAATGGAGAGGAAGTGATTGAGATGTATCTCGAAAGTTGGGTACTAGAAGGACAGCCTATCCCCCAGCCCATGACCCTCCAGCCTGCTGCATAA
- a CDS encoding GCN5-related N-acetyltransferase has product MVLAGKIDDIALATCDSLGKMMVHFEIRQATALDGEAVSTVIKKAFGAEEGSAIASLVQNLLADPTAQPSLSLVAIAETMIVGHILFSAVKIKEQPDCPAAILAPLAVHPDAQNQGIGGQLIRSGLTQLKTAGFHLVFVLGYPEYYSKYGFTPASALGLTAPYPISPEHTDAWMAQELKPGIFGTVQGEVICADALNEPQYWQE; this is encoded by the coding sequence ATGGTCTTGGCGGGAAAAATTGATGACATCGCCCTCGCAACTTGTGATTCACTGGGGAAAATGATGGTGCATTTTGAAATTCGGCAAGCAACGGCATTGGATGGGGAGGCTGTTTCCACCGTAATCAAAAAAGCTTTTGGCGCAGAGGAGGGGTCGGCGATCGCCTCGCTGGTGCAAAATCTCCTCGCGGATCCGACGGCTCAACCCAGTTTGTCTTTGGTGGCGATCGCCGAAACGATGATCGTCGGCCATATTCTCTTCTCAGCGGTCAAGATTAAAGAGCAACCAGACTGTCCGGCAGCAATTTTAGCCCCCCTGGCGGTCCACCCAGATGCGCAAAACCAAGGTATTGGTGGGCAGTTAATCCGGTCAGGTTTAACCCAGTTAAAAACAGCAGGCTTTCATTTAGTGTTCGTCCTGGGCTACCCGGAATATTACAGCAAATATGGATTTACCCCGGCTAGTGCTCTTGGCTTAACGGCGCCCTACCCAATTTCCCCAGAGCATACCGATGCCTGGATGGCGCAAGAATTAAAACCAGGGATTTTCGGCACTGTCCAGGGGGAAGTGATATGTGCTGATGCTCTAAATGAACCGCAATATTGGCAAGAATAG
- a CDS encoding YcfA family protein — protein MPRKIRELKAEIARIGFVCLPKRRKGSYERWKHPKLRKTLTISGKDGSDVPFYLEKQLKQLLAELEQLGDD, from the coding sequence ATGCCAAGAAAAATCAGGGAATTAAAAGCAGAAATTGCTCGTATCGGCTTTGTCTGTTTGCCAAAACGAAGAAAAGGGAGTTATGAACGTTGGAAACATCCCAAATTGCGGAAAACCCTAACAATTTCGGGCAAAGATGGTAGTGATGTCCCATTTTATTTAGAAAAGCAGCTGAAGCAACTTTTGGCAGAATTAGAACAATTAGGAGATGACTGA
- a CDS encoding NAD dependent epimerase/dehydratase family protein has protein sequence MRILIIGGTRFIGVYLTQVLQKAGHEVVLFNRGNHPAPAGVGQIVGDRQDPEQLKTKLAGESFDVVFDNNGRELAHTKPLAEIFAGQIKHFVYVSSAGVYLPTDQPPHKEADPVDPNSRHRGKHETEAYLATSGLPWTAIRPTYIYGPKNYNDLEAWFFDRIVRDRPIPIPGDGKLITQFGHVYDLATAMAAVLGNPKAVGQIYNISGDRFVTFTGLAKACAIAAGKNPDDLDLVYYNPKNFDLGKRKAFPIRGQHFMADINKALNDLNWRPKYDLVNGLRDSFQNDYLATGRDQATVDFSLDDQILESN, from the coding sequence ATGCGAATTTTAATCATTGGTGGCACTCGCTTTATTGGGGTTTACTTAACCCAGGTTCTCCAAAAAGCGGGCCATGAAGTGGTACTTTTTAATCGCGGTAATCACCCGGCCCCTGCTGGGGTGGGACAGATTGTGGGCGATCGCCAAGACCCAGAGCAGCTAAAAACGAAGCTCGCCGGAGAAAGCTTCGATGTGGTTTTTGATAACAATGGGCGCGAACTTGCCCATACCAAACCCCTCGCTGAAATTTTTGCCGGGCAAATCAAGCATTTTGTGTATGTCAGTTCTGCGGGGGTCTATCTCCCCACTGACCAACCGCCCCACAAAGAAGCAGATCCGGTCGATCCCAACAGTCGCCACAGGGGTAAACACGAAACGGAAGCTTATTTAGCGACCAGCGGTTTGCCCTGGACTGCGATCCGCCCCACCTACATCTATGGCCCGAAAAATTACAATGATTTGGAAGCTTGGTTTTTTGATCGCATCGTGCGAGATCGCCCAATCCCGATTCCTGGTGATGGCAAGCTAATTACCCAATTTGGTCACGTCTACGATTTAGCCACAGCAATGGCCGCCGTGCTGGGTAACCCGAAAGCCGTCGGGCAAATTTACAATATTTCCGGCGATCGCTTTGTCACCTTTACGGGGTTGGCCAAAGCTTGTGCGATTGCTGCTGGCAAAAATCCTGATGATCTGGATTTGGTTTATTACAATCCGAAAAATTTTGACCTTGGTAAACGCAAAGCCTTCCCGATCCGAGGCCAGCATTTCATGGCCGACATCAACAAAGCCCTTAATGACCTCAATTGGCGGCCGAAATATGATTTGGTGAACGGTCTTCGGGATTCTTTCCAGAACGATTACCTTGCCACCGGACGGGATCAGGCAACGGTTGATTTCAGCCTAGATGACCAGATTTTAGAGAGTAATTAG
- the carB gene encoding carbamoyl-phosphate synthase, large subunit: MPRRDDIKKILILGSGPIVIGQACEFDYSGTQSCKALREEGYEVVLVNSNPATIMTDPETADRTYIEPITPEIVAKVIEKERPDALLPTMGGQTALNTAVSLAKNGTLDKYNVELIGAKLEAIEMAEDRDLFKQAMARIGVPVCPSGIASNLDEAKAVAEEIGSYPLIIRPAFTMGGTGGGIAYNQEEYEKMAKFGIECSPMSQILVEKSLLGWKEYELEVMRDLADNVVIICSIENLDPMGVHTGDSITVAPAQTLTDKEYQRLRDYSLKIIREIGVETGGSNIQFSVNPLNGDVIVIEMNPRVSRSSALASKATGFPIAKFAAKLAVGYTLDEISNDITKKTPASFEPTIDYVVTKIPRFAFEKFPGSSPVLTTQMKSVGEAMAIGRTFQESFQKALRSLETGRFGFGCDRQETLPSLSHVSSSLRTPNPDRIYSIYHALKLGMTVEEIHELTAIDIWFLDKLADLLVTERFMKQTSLTEISAENMRVIKQQGFSDRQIAYATKTNEDAVRAYRKSLGIVPVYKVVDTCAAEFEAFTPYYYSTYDGTETEVIPSDKQKVMILGGGPNRIGQGIEFDYCCCHAAFSLSDAGYETIMVNSNPETVSTDYDTSDRLYFEPLTKEDVLNIIEAENPAGVIIQFGGQTPLKLAVPLEKYLNASDCPVQTKIWGTQPDAIDTAEDRERFEKILHALDIIQPANGIARDYHEAQRVANRVGYPVVVRPSYVLGGRAMEIVYSDEELEHYMVYAVQVEPDHPILVDKFLENAIEVDVDALCDRTGKVVIGGIMEHIEEAGIHSGDSACSLPHTSLADEVLTTIREWTVKLARTLKVVGLMNIQYAVKDNQVYILEANPRASRTVPFVSKATGRPLAKIASLVMSGKTLDELGVDGEIITKHIAVKEAVLPFNKFEGTDTLLGPEMRSTGEVMGIDVDFGKAFAKAELGAGVQLATEGTIFVSMDDRNKEAAVPVVKDLIELGFRVVATSGTRKVLLDNGIEDVELVLKLHEGRPHVVDWMKNGWIQFIINTPSGEESQTDGRMIRRTALDYKLPIITTLAGARATVAAIRSLQDHPLDVKPLQEYLNV, encoded by the coding sequence ATGCCTCGCCGCGACGACATCAAAAAAATTCTAATCCTTGGTTCTGGCCCGATTGTGATTGGACAAGCCTGTGAGTTTGACTACTCTGGCACCCAATCCTGTAAGGCGCTGCGGGAGGAAGGCTATGAAGTGGTTTTGGTGAACTCCAACCCCGCCACTATTATGACGGATCCCGAAACCGCCGACCGCACCTACATCGAACCGATCACCCCAGAAATTGTCGCCAAAGTGATCGAAAAAGAGCGTCCCGATGCCCTACTCCCCACCATGGGCGGCCAGACAGCTTTAAATACGGCTGTTTCCCTCGCAAAAAATGGCACCCTCGACAAATACAATGTGGAGCTGATCGGCGCAAAATTAGAGGCGATCGAGATGGCAGAAGACCGCGACCTCTTCAAACAAGCGATGGCGCGGATCGGTGTACCTGTGTGTCCGTCGGGCATTGCCAGCAACCTCGATGAAGCCAAAGCGGTCGCCGAAGAAATTGGCAGCTATCCGTTGATTATTCGTCCTGCCTTCACCATGGGCGGCACCGGAGGCGGCATTGCCTACAACCAAGAAGAATACGAAAAGATGGCGAAATTCGGGATTGAATGTTCCCCAATGTCCCAAATTCTCGTGGAAAAATCCCTCCTCGGCTGGAAGGAATATGAGCTAGAGGTGATGCGGGATCTGGCCGATAACGTGGTGATTATTTGCTCCATCGAAAACCTTGACCCGATGGGGGTACACACAGGGGATTCGATCACCGTTGCCCCAGCCCAAACCTTGACAGATAAGGAATATCAACGGTTGCGGGATTATTCGCTGAAAATTATTCGGGAAATTGGTGTCGAAACGGGCGGCTCCAACATTCAGTTCTCGGTGAACCCCCTCAATGGGGATGTGATCGTCATTGAAATGAACCCCCGGGTTTCCCGTTCCTCGGCCTTGGCCTCCAAGGCAACGGGTTTCCCGATCGCCAAATTTGCGGCGAAGTTGGCGGTGGGTTACACGCTGGACGAGATTTCCAACGACATTACAAAGAAAACCCCTGCTTCTTTCGAGCCAACCATTGATTACGTTGTTACGAAAATTCCGCGCTTTGCCTTTGAGAAATTCCCTGGGTCTTCCCCAGTGCTCACCACCCAAATGAAATCTGTGGGCGAGGCGATGGCGATCGGGCGCACCTTCCAAGAATCCTTCCAAAAGGCGTTACGTTCGCTGGAAACCGGGCGGTTTGGTTTTGGGTGCGATCGCCAAGAAACCTTACCCAGCCTGAGCCATGTGTCTAGCAGTCTGCGCACGCCCAACCCCGACCGGATTTACAGCATTTACCACGCGCTGAAATTGGGCATGACCGTCGAAGAAATTCATGAACTGACGGCGATCGACATTTGGTTCCTCGACAAACTGGCAGATTTGCTGGTCACCGAACGCTTCATGAAACAGACTTCCCTCACGGAAATCTCTGCCGAAAATATGCGGGTGATCAAACAACAGGGATTTAGCGATCGCCAAATTGCCTATGCCACCAAAACCAATGAAGATGCGGTGCGCGCCTACCGCAAATCCCTTGGCATCGTGCCTGTGTATAAAGTAGTGGATACCTGCGCCGCCGAATTTGAAGCCTTTACGCCCTACTACTACTCCACCTACGACGGCACGGAAACCGAGGTAATCCCCTCCGACAAACAAAAGGTGATGATCCTCGGTGGGGGTCCCAACCGCATTGGACAGGGGATCGAATTTGACTATTGCTGTTGCCATGCGGCGTTCTCCCTCAGTGATGCGGGCTACGAAACGATCATGGTCAACTCCAACCCTGAAACAGTTTCCACGGACTACGACACCAGCGATCGCCTCTATTTTGAACCGCTGACTAAGGAAGATGTCCTCAATATTATCGAAGCCGAAAACCCCGCCGGCGTGATCATCCAGTTCGGTGGCCAAACCCCCCTGAAACTGGCTGTGCCGTTGGAAAAATATCTCAACGCCTCCGATTGCCCCGTGCAAACGAAAATCTGGGGAACCCAACCCGATGCGATCGACACCGCCGAGGACCGCGAACGCTTCGAGAAAATTCTCCATGCCCTCGATATTATTCAACCTGCCAATGGTATCGCCCGCGACTACCACGAAGCCCAACGGGTGGCGAACCGGGTGGGTTATCCCGTTGTGGTGCGTCCCTCCTATGTGCTCGGGGGTCGGGCGATGGAAATCGTCTATTCCGACGAAGAATTAGAACATTACATGGTCTATGCGGTGCAGGTGGAACCTGATCACCCGATTTTGGTGGATAAATTCCTTGAAAATGCCATTGAAGTCGATGTGGATGCCCTCTGCGATCGCACTGGCAAAGTAGTCATTGGCGGCATCATGGAACACATCGAAGAGGCAGGGATTCACTCTGGCGATTCCGCCTGTTCCCTGCCCCATACCTCCCTTGCCGACGAAGTGTTGACCACGATCCGCGAATGGACTGTCAAACTTGCCCGTACCTTAAAAGTCGTCGGTTTGATGAACATTCAATATGCCGTCAAAGATAACCAAGTCTATATCCTCGAAGCAAACCCCCGGGCTTCTCGTACTGTACCGTTTGTCTCGAAGGCAACGGGCCGCCCCCTCGCGAAAATTGCCTCTTTGGTAATGTCTGGTAAAACCCTCGATGAATTGGGTGTGGACGGTGAGATTATCACCAAACATATTGCCGTGAAAGAAGCAGTCCTCCCTTTCAATAAATTTGAGGGCACAGATACATTACTCGGGCCTGAAATGCGATCGACTGGGGAAGTAATGGGCATCGATGTGGACTTTGGGAAAGCCTTTGCCAAAGCAGAACTTGGGGCAGGAGTACAACTTGCCACCGAAGGTACAATCTTCGTTTCCATGGATGATCGCAATAAGGAAGCGGCTGTCCCAGTGGTGAAAGATCTCATTGAGTTAGGTTTCCGGGTTGTGGCAACATCTGGCACTCGCAAGGTTTTGTTAGACAACGGTATTGAGGATGTGGAACTCGTTTTAAAACTCCATGAAGGCCGTCCCCATGTGGTCGATTGGATGAAAAATGGCTGGATCCAGTTCATCATTAATACGCCTTCTGGTGAAGAGTCCCAAACTGATGGGCGGATGATTCGTCGTACTGCCCTTGACTATAAGCTGCCAATTATTACTACCTTGGCTGGGGCAAGGGCCACAGTGGCGGCAATTCGTTCCTTACAGGATCACCCCCTTGATGTGAAGCCATTGCAGGAATATCTCAATGTTTAA
- a CDS encoding FAD dependent oxidoreductase, with protein MARDLEIIVIGSGIGGLCCAGLLARSGYDVLVLESHAIAGGAAHSFTRQGYHFDSGPSLYSGLSYSPSANPLRQVLDLLEEDCQWLTYDAWGVHLPEGYFRAAVGGDGFCEMLTQMGKAEAIPQWRKLQEAMRPLGEAATKLPLAAFREDLGAIRTVGKYAKTLLPYLPYTPQLNAPFSRVMDRVIHDPFIRNWLDLLCFMLSGLPANGTVCAEMAFMFADWYRPQVLLDYPQGGSGAIAAALVRGLEKFGGELRLNSHVAKILTKNGRATGVQLRNGETIQATRAVVSNASIWDTLKLIEPQQIPQKWQQRAERMQPCRSFMHLHLGIDGSNLPDDLECHYLVVNDWEKGVAAAQNVVAVSIPSVLDPSLAPSGKHSIHVYLPATEAYAPWAKLDQKSPEYQVLKEERSQVLWQALEKIIPDIRQRTEFTLVGTPLTHARFLRRDRGTYGPELQAGKERFPGCTTPLKQLFCCGDSTFPGIGIPAVAGSGMIAANTLNSVDKHLQILQAISH; from the coding sequence ATGGCACGGGATCTAGAAATTATTGTGATTGGCAGCGGTATTGGCGGCCTATGTTGTGCAGGGCTCCTAGCGCGGTCTGGCTATGATGTTCTCGTTTTAGAAAGCCATGCGATCGCCGGTGGCGCCGCCCACAGTTTTACCAGACAAGGCTACCATTTTGATTCTGGCCCGTCCCTTTATTCCGGTCTCTCCTACAGTCCCTCGGCAAACCCCCTGCGGCAGGTCCTCGATCTCCTCGAAGAAGATTGCCAGTGGCTCACTTACGACGCCTGGGGCGTTCATTTACCAGAAGGTTATTTTCGTGCTGCCGTTGGTGGTGATGGCTTCTGTGAAATGTTGACCCAGATGGGCAAAGCTGAGGCGATTCCTCAATGGCGCAAACTCCAAGAAGCCATGCGTCCCCTTGGGGAAGCGGCTACAAAGCTCCCTTTAGCTGCCTTTCGAGAAGACTTGGGCGCCATTCGTACTGTCGGGAAATACGCCAAAACACTCCTGCCCTATCTCCCCTACACACCACAACTAAATGCCCCCTTCAGCCGGGTGATGGATCGCGTTATTCATGACCCTTTCATTCGCAATTGGTTGGATTTACTGTGCTTCATGCTGTCTGGTTTGCCTGCCAATGGGACGGTCTGCGCAGAAATGGCCTTTATGTTTGCCGACTGGTATCGCCCCCAAGTGCTCCTGGATTATCCCCAAGGGGGCAGTGGGGCGATCGCCGCAGCTCTGGTGCGGGGCCTCGAAAAATTTGGCGGTGAACTACGACTCAATAGCCATGTCGCTAAAATCCTGACCAAAAATGGCCGCGCTACGGGGGTGCAACTGCGCAATGGAGAAACTATCCAAGCAACCCGTGCGGTTGTTTCTAATGCTTCGATTTGGGATACCCTCAAGTTAATTGAGCCGCAACAGATTCCTCAGAAATGGCAGCAGCGGGCGGAGCGAATGCAACCCTGCCGCAGTTTTATGCACCTCCATTTGGGTATCGATGGCAGCAATTTGCCCGACGACTTAGAGTGCCATTACTTAGTTGTAAATGATTGGGAAAAAGGCGTTGCTGCAGCCCAGAATGTCGTCGCCGTTTCGATTCCGTCTGTGCTTGATCCAAGCTTAGCTCCCTCAGGAAAGCACAGTATCCATGTTTATCTGCCCGCCACAGAAGCGTATGCACCCTGGGCAAAATTAGACCAAAAATCTCCGGAATATCAAGTGTTAAAAGAAGAACGTTCCCAAGTGCTTTGGCAAGCTTTAGAAAAAATCATTCCCGATATTCGCCAACGCACAGAATTCACCCTCGTGGGGACACCCTTGACCCATGCTCGTTTTCTGCGACGCGATCGCGGCACCTACGGCCCGGAGTTACAAGCAGGAAAAGAACGTTTTCCGGGCTGCACCACACCGCTCAAACAGCTATTTTGTTGTGGAGATTCCACATTTCCAGGAATCGGCATTCCGGCGGTGGCAGGTTCTGGGATGATCGCCGCTAATACTCTTAATTCTGTGGATAAACATCTGCAAATTCTACAGGCGATTTCCCACTGA
- the bchE gene encoding Mg-protoporphyrin IX monomethyl ester oxidative cyclase 66kD subunit → MRILLIPSFNIINGRIHPYVPYGLLALQAISVDSKQFVVDIAEPPREMLAMTFSCSEEVSECFLEHTDTYGYDIYAISTICDSAHYSIDIAKQLKNLYPKSWVVMGGPYVTKLAESILAAFSFIDAIFVGEGEVSFQLLTNRPFNKSFPFDGIPGVRTRHATFISGNIIDELDLLPFITKAPDYFHFVNKVKEHDRDSFAIPLEATRGCPLQCSFCSTRQIWGSNVRRKSARRLLDEMRIINHVTQETFFSLIGDNVGVPVKQFMEFCDGMIKEGNLYKWAISLKLDWIKKEHLQKMWEAGCRGLFIGVESASQETLRKVNKSANLQKEIDAIKTAIELGFQVETSLIIGFPWETESDVKQTYDLHCDFLTLGARRSQVIILCPIPGTEIVKNQVVCFDKWNSNLNQDNITLSPHHVEMVKTHPELFAHFGHYKTPNIPRRILRAYRDAAAQVAGLHIKHNKKLVVAK, encoded by the coding sequence ATGAGAATCTTGCTGATTCCTTCGTTTAATATCATTAATGGACGCATTCATCCATACGTCCCATATGGATTGTTGGCACTACAGGCTATATCTGTAGACTCAAAGCAGTTTGTGGTAGACATTGCAGAACCTCCACGGGAAATGTTGGCAATGACTTTTTCGTGCTCGGAAGAAGTGTCAGAATGCTTTTTAGAACACACTGATACATATGGCTATGATATTTATGCCATTTCTACAATTTGTGACTCTGCTCATTACTCAATTGATATAGCAAAGCAACTAAAGAATCTCTACCCAAAATCGTGGGTAGTAATGGGAGGTCCTTACGTAACGAAACTAGCTGAAAGTATTCTTGCTGCTTTTAGCTTCATAGATGCGATATTTGTTGGAGAAGGGGAGGTATCGTTTCAATTACTTACTAATAGACCGTTCAATAAATCTTTTCCATTTGATGGAATCCCTGGAGTTCGCACACGTCATGCAACCTTCATTTCAGGAAATATAATAGATGAACTTGATTTATTGCCATTTATTACAAAAGCGCCAGATTATTTCCATTTTGTCAACAAAGTCAAAGAACATGACCGAGATAGCTTTGCGATACCTTTAGAAGCTACTCGTGGTTGCCCATTACAATGTAGCTTTTGCTCAACAAGGCAAATTTGGGGTTCTAATGTTCGCAGGAAGAGTGCGAGACGGCTCTTGGATGAAATGCGAATAATAAATCACGTTACGCAAGAAACCTTCTTCTCACTGATAGGTGACAACGTAGGTGTTCCTGTAAAACAGTTCATGGAATTCTGTGATGGAATGATCAAAGAAGGTAATCTGTATAAATGGGCTATCAGCCTAAAATTAGACTGGATTAAAAAAGAGCACTTACAAAAAATGTGGGAAGCAGGTTGTAGAGGTCTTTTTATTGGAGTGGAGAGTGCCTCACAAGAAACCTTAAGAAAAGTCAATAAAAGTGCAAATTTACAGAAAGAAATCGACGCTATAAAAACCGCCATTGAGTTGGGTTTTCAAGTTGAAACATCTTTAATTATTGGCTTTCCTTGGGAGACGGAGTCTGATGTTAAACAAACTTATGATCTGCATTGTGATTTTTTGACGCTAGGTGCACGAAGAAGTCAAGTGATTATTCTCTGTCCGATTCCTGGCACTGAAATTGTTAAAAATCAGGTGGTATGCTTTGACAAATGGAACTCCAATCTCAACCAAGATAATATTACATTATCTCCACATCATGTGGAAATGGTAAAAACCCATCCTGAATTATTTGCACACTTCGGACATTACAAAACGCCAAACATACCTAGGCGCATTCTTAGAGCATATAGAGATGCAGCAGCTCAAGTTGCTGGATTGCATATAAAACATAATAAAAAACTTGTTGTGGCTAAATAG